Proteins from one Thermobifida alba genomic window:
- a CDS encoding histone-like nucleoid-structuring protein Lsr2 yields the protein MAQKVQVLLIDDIDGGQAEQTVSFSLDGSVYEIDLNNANAARLREALAPFVTAARKAPVRRSAALTAKSLPHKDRTARIRAWAKAHGKQVNDRGRLPQEIIDAYHAAQG from the coding sequence GTGGCCCAAAAAGTCCAGGTTCTTCTCATCGACGACATCGACGGCGGCCAGGCAGAACAGACCGTCTCCTTCTCCCTGGACGGCTCCGTCTACGAGATCGACCTCAACAATGCCAACGCGGCCCGGCTCCGTGAGGCGCTCGCCCCGTTCGTCACCGCCGCCCGCAAGGCCCCCGTCCGGCGTTCCGCGGCCCTCACCGCCAAGTCCCTCCCCCACAAGGACCGCACCGCCCGGATCCGGGCCTGGGCCAAAGCCCACGGCAAGCAGGTCAACGACCGGGGCCGCCTTCCTCAGGAGATCATCGACGCCTACCACGCTGCCCAGGGATGA
- a CDS encoding dihydrofolate reductase family protein codes for MAKLQYQCTMSLDGFIAGPGGDMSWLAAHLGPDPTAERIMRQTGALLVGRRTFGGDDPYKGTEHEGEPYGGGWDGPQFVLTHHVPDAPVPGVTFVTDLDSAVTAAKAAAGHRNVGVLGAQVAAQCLRAGLLDEIYVSVVPVLLGDGTRLFDHPGGTRIRLEQLELTQTPGAATFVFRVLR; via the coding sequence ATGGCCAAGCTGCAGTACCAGTGCACCATGTCGTTGGACGGCTTCATCGCCGGACCGGGCGGGGACATGTCCTGGCTGGCCGCCCACCTCGGCCCCGATCCGACGGCCGAACGCATCATGCGGCAGACCGGTGCCCTGCTGGTGGGCAGGCGCACCTTCGGCGGCGACGACCCCTACAAAGGCACCGAGCACGAGGGCGAACCCTACGGCGGCGGCTGGGACGGACCCCAGTTCGTCCTCACCCACCACGTACCCGACGCCCCGGTCCCCGGTGTCACCTTCGTCACCGACCTGGACAGTGCCGTCACCGCAGCCAAGGCGGCCGCGGGTCACCGCAACGTCGGCGTCCTGGGCGCCCAGGTGGCTGCCCAATGCCTCCGGGCGGGGCTGCTCGACGAGATCTACGTGTCCGTCGTGCCCGTCCTGCTGGGCGACGGCACCCGGCTGTTCGACCACCCGGGCGGCACCCGGATCCGACTCGAACAGCTCGAACTCACCCAGACCCCCGGGGCCGCCACCTTCGTCTTCCGCGTCCTCCGCTGA
- a CDS encoding methyltransferase domain-containing protein, translating to MDWQEHTTMLADQVTPSGSAWRDAVLHVPRQALVPAWFERDGHGWRVRRGVDDPQAWAEAAYADRSLVTRVGRLHADHATPGQTVHGRPTSSATMPGLTVRMYEHALIAPGMRVLDVGTGSGYGTGLLAHRFGADQVVSVDVDEYLVDAAAARLAAVGLRPAIYRCNALGEELPRGGYDRIVATVGMPRIPPAWIRALRTGGRVVATLADTSMIVVATKQEDGTLRGRTTWDRAGFMPAHSGGGHPDDGVDWAAAATASGICETGRYPVLDVEQAWDVQSMMALLAPGIRHRYSVDGNRRVMVMAHPDGSWARAEAWGDQSPAVRQGGPRRLWDLLDHVRDSWVRCGELPVRGASVLVAPDGRMVLRRGSWKVLVGHE from the coding sequence ATGGACTGGCAGGAGCACACGACCATGCTGGCCGACCAGGTGACACCGTCCGGGTCGGCGTGGCGTGACGCGGTGCTGCACGTGCCCAGGCAGGCACTGGTACCCGCCTGGTTCGAGCGGGACGGTCACGGGTGGCGGGTGCGGCGCGGTGTCGACGACCCGCAGGCATGGGCCGAGGCGGCCTACGCGGATCGCAGTCTCGTCACCCGGGTGGGGAGGCTGCACGCCGACCACGCGACGCCCGGTCAGACCGTGCACGGCCGGCCCACGTCGTCGGCGACCATGCCCGGTCTGACCGTCCGCATGTACGAGCACGCGCTCATCGCACCGGGCATGCGCGTGCTGGACGTCGGCACCGGCTCCGGATACGGCACCGGCCTGCTCGCCCACCGGTTCGGCGCCGACCAGGTGGTGTCGGTCGACGTCGACGAGTACCTGGTGGACGCGGCGGCCGCCCGGCTGGCCGCCGTCGGCCTGCGCCCCGCTATCTACCGCTGCAACGCACTCGGGGAGGAGTTGCCGCGCGGCGGCTACGACCGGATCGTCGCGACCGTGGGTATGCCGAGGATTCCCCCCGCATGGATCAGGGCGCTGCGAACCGGTGGCCGGGTGGTGGCCACACTCGCCGACACGAGCATGATCGTGGTCGCCACCAAACAGGAGGACGGGACCCTGCGCGGCCGCACCACCTGGGACCGGGCCGGGTTCATGCCCGCCCACTCCGGGGGTGGGCACCCCGACGACGGCGTGGACTGGGCAGCGGCGGCCACCGCATCGGGGATTTGTGAGACTGGCCGGTACCCGGTGCTCGACGTCGAACAGGCGTGGGACGTGCAGTCCATGATGGCGCTGCTCGCCCCGGGGATACGACACCGGTACTCGGTGGACGGGAACCGGCGGGTCATGGTGATGGCGCACCCGGACGGGTCATGGGCCCGCGCCGAAGCGTGGGGTGATCAGTCACCGGCGGTGCGGCAGGGCGGCCCGCGCCGCCTGTGGGACCTGTTGGATCACGTGCGGGACTCCTGGGTGCGGTGCGGGGAGTTGCCCGTGCGGGGCGCGTCGGTGCTGGTCGCCCCCGACGGGCGGATGGTGCTGCGCCGCGGTTCGTGGAAGGTGCTGGTGGGACACGAGTAG
- a CDS encoding metal-dependent hydrolase, with translation MGSSHAATGVAAGAAVLAGLSWAGAPIGFADVAFGGMVCAGAALLPDLDHPTSTATLSQGPVSAAASRGVRALSSVVWRATRTPQDRGGRDADGTHRHLSHTVPAAVACGAAVAAAGLWWPALALVVWVVFSLAVRGLVACWKDRRMRWAEASGAALLLTIGVFGFGVGPLVVAGMVALGMVVHVLGDALTVAGVPLAWPLRVRGARWRMVGAPLRFRTGRESPVEEVIRWGALGTTPAWLLVGLL, from the coding sequence ATGGGTTCATCTCACGCTGCCACTGGTGTGGCTGCGGGCGCTGCCGTGTTGGCCGGGTTGTCGTGGGCCGGCGCTCCGATCGGGTTTGCTGATGTGGCGTTCGGTGGGATGGTGTGCGCGGGTGCGGCCCTGCTGCCCGACCTCGACCATCCGACCTCGACGGCGACCCTGTCCCAGGGGCCGGTGTCAGCCGCGGCCTCTCGGGGGGTGCGTGCCCTGTCGTCGGTGGTGTGGCGGGCGACGCGGACACCGCAGGATCGGGGCGGTCGGGACGCTGACGGGACGCACCGGCACCTGTCGCACACGGTTCCCGCAGCGGTCGCCTGTGGGGCTGCGGTGGCCGCGGCCGGACTGTGGTGGCCTGCCCTGGCCCTTGTCGTGTGGGTCGTGTTCTCGTTGGCTGTGCGCGGCCTGGTGGCGTGCTGGAAAGATCGGCGGATGAGGTGGGCCGAGGCGAGCGGTGCCGCGCTGTTGTTGACGATCGGGGTGTTCGGGTTCGGGGTGGGACCGCTGGTGGTCGCGGGCATGGTGGCCTTGGGGATGGTGGTGCACGTGCTCGGGGACGCGTTGACGGTGGCGGGAGTCCCCCTGGCCTGGCCGCTGCGGGTACGGGGTGCACGGTGGCGGATGGTTGGTGCGCCGCTGCGGTTCCGCACGGGCCGGGAGAGCCCTGTCGAGGAGGTCATCCGTTGGGGGGCGCTCGGCACGACCCCGGCCTGGCTCCTGGTCGGACTGCTGTGA
- a CDS encoding TetR/AcrR family transcriptional regulator → MAGVSHPVVSQEAGFPTSATTYYFSSLDDLLTAALTSVMEEDSQRMRRLSSGGDRRRDLAVLLAEVVREPGRLLAEYELFLLAARRPHLREATDGWLAAVRAFAHCYTDDPVRARVVAGAIDGLLLHSLLTEQKPSADEFEEFLKDLLPDPR, encoded by the coding sequence GTGGCAGGGGTCAGCCATCCGGTCGTCTCCCAGGAAGCGGGGTTTCCGACCTCGGCCACCACGTACTACTTCTCCAGCCTGGACGACCTGCTCACCGCGGCCCTGACCAGTGTCATGGAGGAGGACTCCCAGCGGATGCGCCGGCTCTCCTCCGGCGGTGACCGCCGGCGCGACCTCGCCGTGCTCCTCGCCGAGGTGGTCAGGGAGCCGGGGCGGCTTCTCGCCGAGTACGAGCTGTTCCTCCTCGCCGCCCGACGCCCGCACCTGCGCGAGGCGACCGACGGGTGGCTCGCCGCCGTCCGGGCGTTCGCCCACTGCTACACCGACGACCCCGTCCGGGCCCGTGTCGTCGCCGGCGCGATCGACGGTCTGCTCCTGCACAGCCTGCTGACCGAGCAGAAACCGAGCGCGGACGAGTTCGAGGAGTTCCTCAAGGACCTGCTGCCCGACCCCCGGTAG
- a CDS encoding flavin reductase family protein translates to MLSEEAFRDLMAGVCAPVTVVTAMDDGTPHGTTVSSFSSLSLRPPMVTVALDRDSRLLVRILRTRRFGVNILGAGGEETARLFAGRRQDRFRRAAWRVEHGLPRLGGVAGWAVCELHRAVPGGDHVLLMGLVAHADSTGAASLVYGNREFGTHSGYARMPRVLTDHLLAFTRH, encoded by the coding sequence GTGCTGAGCGAAGAAGCGTTTCGAGACCTGATGGCCGGCGTCTGCGCCCCTGTCACGGTCGTGACGGCGATGGACGACGGGACCCCCCACGGTACGACCGTCAGTTCCTTCAGTTCGCTGTCGCTGCGGCCGCCGATGGTCACCGTGGCGCTGGACCGCGACTCGCGGCTGCTCGTGCGGATTCTGCGGACGCGCCGGTTCGGGGTCAACATCCTGGGTGCCGGGGGCGAGGAGACGGCCCGGCTGTTCGCGGGCAGGCGGCAGGACCGTTTCCGCCGTGCGGCGTGGCGCGTCGAGCACGGGCTGCCCCGCCTGGGCGGCGTGGCGGGGTGGGCCGTGTGCGAGCTCCACCGTGCTGTTCCGGGCGGTGACCACGTCCTGCTCATGGGGCTGGTGGCGCACGCCGACAGCACCGGTGCCGCCTCGCTGGTCTACGGCAACCGGGAGTTCGGCACCCATTCCGGATACGCCCGTATGCCACGCGTTCTCACCGACCACCTTCTGGCCTTCACACGCCACTGA
- a CDS encoding acyl-CoA dehydrogenase family protein — MIVGPLLGLGRAALETVTRRAPDKAIAFTFFEKQTDSVAYQVAVAEAALRIDTAHLHAYRAADAVDRAAAQGVHPDALTRARIRAVLGHVVENVTAAVDGLMHVHGSGGFAEADPLQRVWRDAHMAARHAVVQPSIGKEIYGKALLGVDEKISPMA; from the coding sequence GTGATCGTGGGACCGCTGCTCGGTCTCGGCAGAGCCGCCCTGGAGACGGTGACCCGCAGGGCCCCGGACAAGGCCATCGCCTTCACCTTCTTCGAAAAACAGACCGACTCGGTGGCCTACCAGGTCGCCGTCGCCGAGGCGGCCCTGCGGATCGACACCGCCCACCTGCACGCCTACCGTGCCGCCGATGCCGTGGACCGGGCCGCCGCGCAGGGGGTCCACCCCGACGCCCTCACCCGTGCGCGGATCCGCGCGGTCCTCGGCCACGTCGTCGAGAACGTCACGGCGGCGGTCGACGGCCTCATGCACGTCCACGGTTCGGGGGGCTTCGCCGAGGCCGACCCGCTCCAGCGCGTGTGGCGCGACGCCCACATGGCCGCCCGGCACGCCGTGGTCCAGCCCTCCATCGGCAAGGAGATCTACGGCAAGGCGCTGCTCGGCGTGGACGAGAAGATCTCGCCGATGGCCTGA
- a CDS encoding BTAD domain-containing putative transcriptional regulator has product MRFGVLGSLTVWDSSGGQIPITETKVRAVLADLLAHHGRFVSADQLIEDLWEGRPPGRPRNTLQTKISQLRRALGAERILRSPAGYRVRVDDDELDAARFRRAVAEADRTEDPEARGRLLTEALDLWRGPAFADFADAAFVRAEAARLEELRIEAAERLAQVRIGAGQWAAALAVLRELVEENPLRERLHGLYMLALARSGRQGEALRVFHDLRVRLRDQLGVDPDPAISELHTSILRQESGSVPLPRVADRPRSNLPSPLTALIGRETESACVREALSASHGPRLVTLTGPGGVGKTRLAIDVARSLVADFRDGVWIVELAGMDRKATAADLAERVIATLGLCEGAADFAVDLVEWLRGALEGWRTLVVLDNCEHVVAQVAELTGALLAADGVRVMVTTQEALNVPGETVFALAPLTLPEHACGPEEMAASSSAVRLFVERAQAACPGFALTEDNAPTVATICRRLDGIPLAIELVAARLRALTAEQIAAGLDDRFTLPTGPGRGRPGRQQTLRAMIDWSWNLLTGRERRVLRRLAVNRDGCTLEGAQAVCADGTDVLDVLSSLVDRSLLVREGERYRLLESVAAYCLHRLEETGEVAEVRRRFIAFHAREAERRDPLLRGARQREALTWFDTETVNLRHALELAVRAQDAEAALRLVNAMAWYWVLRNRTAEARRSLQAALRLPGTASPARHAAGGWLAAFEGREHHQDGTAGEPEARLLWFTGAALYRGGESEAGRGRVEEALAHARKVGDRWTEAAALAERAGHRLDDGDVPASRADARHSAEIFRELADRWGLLRAHAPLARAAETEHDDPGLTDLLEEDLRAAEELGLWVDVITTLFRLGRLAAARGERSRARYLHERARQIAAERSYTPGVAEADAWLDQDRASAQDGAQPDACLSGGRTSAA; this is encoded by the coding sequence ATGCGTTTTGGGGTGCTCGGCTCGCTCACGGTGTGGGATTCCAGTGGCGGCCAGATCCCGATCACCGAGACGAAGGTCCGGGCCGTCCTGGCCGACCTGCTGGCGCACCACGGCCGTTTCGTCTCCGCCGACCAGCTCATCGAGGACCTGTGGGAGGGGCGCCCGCCCGGCCGGCCCCGCAACACCCTGCAGACCAAGATCTCCCAGCTGCGCAGGGCGCTGGGCGCCGAACGCATCCTGCGCTCCCCGGCCGGCTACCGGGTCCGCGTCGACGACGACGAGCTCGACGCGGCCCGCTTCAGACGGGCCGTCGCGGAGGCGGACCGCACCGAGGACCCTGAGGCGCGCGGCCGGCTGCTCACCGAGGCGCTGGACCTGTGGAGGGGCCCGGCCTTCGCGGACTTCGCCGACGCGGCGTTCGTCCGCGCCGAGGCCGCGCGACTGGAGGAGCTGAGAATCGAGGCGGCCGAGCGCCTGGCCCAGGTGCGCATCGGAGCCGGACAGTGGGCCGCGGCGCTGGCCGTGCTGCGGGAACTGGTCGAGGAGAACCCGCTGCGGGAACGGCTGCACGGCCTGTACATGCTGGCCCTGGCCCGCTCCGGACGGCAGGGGGAGGCGCTGCGGGTCTTCCACGACCTGCGCGTCAGACTCCGCGACCAGCTGGGCGTCGACCCGGACCCGGCCATCAGCGAACTGCACACCTCGATCCTGCGCCAGGAGTCGGGATCGGTCCCGCTGCCGCGCGTCGCGGACCGCCCACGCAGCAACCTGCCCAGTCCGCTGACGGCGCTCATCGGCCGCGAGACGGAGAGCGCGTGCGTCCGAGAGGCGCTCTCCGCATCCCACGGCCCGCGCCTGGTGACCCTGACCGGTCCCGGCGGAGTGGGCAAGACCCGCCTGGCGATCGACGTGGCACGGTCACTGGTCGCAGACTTCCGCGACGGCGTGTGGATCGTGGAACTGGCCGGGATGGACCGCAAAGCCACAGCGGCCGACCTGGCCGAACGCGTGATCGCGACCCTGGGCCTGTGCGAGGGGGCAGCGGACTTCGCGGTCGACCTGGTGGAGTGGCTCCGCGGGGCCCTGGAGGGGTGGCGGACCCTCGTCGTCCTGGACAACTGCGAGCACGTGGTGGCCCAGGTCGCCGAGCTGACCGGGGCACTGCTGGCCGCCGACGGGGTAAGGGTCATGGTGACCACCCAGGAGGCGCTCAACGTCCCCGGGGAGACCGTCTTCGCGTTGGCGCCGCTCACCCTTCCCGAACACGCGTGCGGCCCGGAGGAGATGGCCGCCTCCTCCAGCGCGGTGCGGCTGTTCGTCGAACGGGCCCAGGCCGCCTGCCCCGGGTTCGCCCTGACCGAGGACAACGCCCCCACCGTCGCCACCATCTGCCGCCGCCTGGACGGCATCCCCCTGGCCATCGAACTGGTCGCGGCCCGGCTGCGCGCGCTGACCGCCGAGCAGATCGCCGCCGGCCTGGACGACCGCTTCACTCTGCCGACCGGGCCGGGACGCGGCCGCCCCGGCCGGCAGCAGACGCTCAGAGCGATGATCGACTGGAGCTGGAACCTGCTGACCGGCCGGGAGCGCAGGGTCCTGCGCCGACTGGCGGTCAACAGGGACGGGTGCACCCTTGAGGGGGCGCAGGCCGTCTGCGCCGACGGAACCGACGTGCTCGACGTGCTGTCCAGCCTGGTCGACCGTTCGCTGCTGGTGCGTGAGGGCGAACGGTACCGGCTGCTGGAGTCGGTCGCGGCGTACTGCCTCCACAGGCTGGAGGAGACCGGCGAAGTAGCGGAGGTGCGCCGCAGGTTCATCGCCTTCCACGCCCGCGAGGCCGAACGCAGGGACCCGCTGCTGCGGGGCGCCCGGCAGCGCGAGGCGCTGACGTGGTTCGACACCGAGACGGTCAACCTGCGCCACGCACTGGAGCTGGCGGTGCGCGCCCAGGACGCCGAGGCGGCGCTGCGGCTGGTCAACGCGATGGCGTGGTACTGGGTGCTGCGCAACCGGACGGCCGAGGCGCGGCGCTCGCTGCAGGCCGCACTGCGGTTGCCGGGCACGGCCTCGCCCGCACGGCACGCCGCCGGGGGCTGGCTCGCGGCCTTCGAGGGCCGCGAGCACCACCAGGACGGCACGGCGGGGGAGCCGGAGGCCCGGCTGCTCTGGTTCACCGGGGCGGCCCTCTACCGCGGCGGCGAGTCGGAGGCCGGGCGCGGCCGCGTCGAGGAGGCGCTGGCGCACGCCCGCAAGGTCGGCGACCGCTGGACGGAGGCCGCGGCCCTGGCCGAGCGCGCCGGGCACCGCCTCGACGACGGCGACGTCCCCGCCTCGCGCGCCGACGCCCGGCACAGCGCCGAGATCTTCCGGGAACTGGCGGACCGCTGGGGGCTGCTGCGGGCGCACGCGCCGCTGGCCCGGGCCGCGGAGACCGAACACGACGACCCCGGACTCACCGACCTGCTGGAAGAAGACCTGCGGGCCGCCGAGGAACTGGGCCTGTGGGTCGACGTCATCACGACGCTGTTCCGCCTCGGCCGGCTCGCGGCCGCGCGCGGTGAGCGCTCCCGTGCACGCTACCTCCACGAGCGGGCGCGCCAGATCGCCGCGGAGCGCTCCTACACCCCGGGGGTGGCCGAGGCCGACGCCTGGCTGGACCAGGATCGTGCTTCTGCGCAGGACGGCGCGCAGCCGGACGCCTGCCTGTCCGGCGGGAGAACCAGCGCCGCCTGA
- a CDS encoding MFS transporter, protein MTRPSSGRAGPAEWAGLAVLSLPTVLLGLDLTVLHLALPSLAVDLRPSGTQELWIVDAYGFLIAGFLITMGTLGDRIGRRRLLMIGGLAFVAASLTAAYAPTPEVLIAARAALGVAGATLMPSTLALISNMFHDPRQRALAIGLWATFFAGGMAAGPLVGGVLLQHFWWGAAFLLAVPMIGLMLVLAPVLLPEYRAPQSGRFDLLSVLLSLLAILPLVYAIKEFAKEGPGLPVLAAVVVGAVFGVVFVRRQLVVASPLLDVTLFRNRAFSVALAMMLVGLVGVGGTMFLTTQYLQLIEQLSPLAAGLWYGPPALMMMFSSIVAPVLTRWVRPGYVVAGVLALSSVGYALLGLAGASGGLFLVVGAFCLVYLGLGAIAALGTDLVVGAAPQEKAGSASAMSETVQELGLAAGIALVGSLSAAVYSSRMDPEALAGLPAETARTVENSLSGATSVAEEIPAPVFERAQEAFIAGMNAAGWTGAVVILALAAATAVMLRHIGADAAGEEPPVSGGVEAADRSAVDPAR, encoded by the coding sequence ATGACCCGCCCGAGCAGTGGCAGGGCAGGCCCCGCGGAATGGGCCGGTCTGGCCGTGCTGTCCCTGCCGACCGTTCTTCTGGGGCTGGACCTCACCGTTCTGCACCTGGCCCTGCCCTCCCTGGCGGTGGACCTTCGGCCCAGCGGCACCCAGGAGCTGTGGATCGTGGACGCCTACGGGTTCCTGATCGCCGGCTTCCTCATCACGATGGGCACGCTCGGGGACCGGATCGGCCGCCGCCGCCTCCTGATGATCGGCGGGCTCGCCTTCGTCGCCGCGTCGCTGACGGCCGCCTACGCGCCCACGCCCGAGGTGCTCATCGCCGCCCGCGCCGCGCTGGGCGTGGCCGGCGCCACGCTCATGCCCTCCACGCTGGCGCTGATTAGCAACATGTTCCACGATCCCCGTCAGCGTGCGCTCGCGATCGGCCTGTGGGCTACCTTCTTCGCCGGCGGCATGGCGGCCGGGCCGCTGGTCGGCGGTGTGCTCCTGCAGCACTTCTGGTGGGGTGCGGCCTTCCTGCTGGCCGTTCCGATGATCGGTCTGATGCTGGTGCTGGCGCCGGTCCTGCTGCCGGAGTACCGCGCCCCGCAGAGCGGTCGCTTCGACCTGCTCAGTGTGCTCCTGTCCCTGCTGGCCATCCTGCCGCTCGTCTACGCGATCAAGGAGTTCGCCAAGGAGGGGCCGGGCCTGCCGGTCCTCGCCGCCGTCGTGGTCGGCGCGGTCTTCGGCGTCGTCTTCGTGCGCCGCCAGCTCGTGGTGGCCAGTCCGCTTCTGGACGTGACCCTGTTCCGGAACCGTGCTTTCAGCGTCGCCCTGGCGATGATGCTGGTCGGCCTGGTGGGGGTCGGCGGGACCATGTTCCTCACCACGCAGTACCTGCAGCTGATCGAGCAGCTCTCGCCCCTGGCCGCCGGCCTGTGGTACGGGCCGCCCGCGCTGATGATGATGTTCTCCTCGATCGTCGCGCCGGTGCTGACCCGCTGGGTCCGCCCCGGGTACGTGGTGGCGGGGGTGCTGGCGCTGTCCTCGGTGGGGTACGCGCTGCTGGGGCTGGCCGGCGCCTCCGGCGGGCTGTTCCTGGTGGTGGGGGCTTTCTGCCTGGTGTACCTGGGGCTGGGAGCGATCGCGGCGCTGGGCACCGACCTGGTGGTGGGGGCCGCTCCCCAGGAGAAGGCCGGGTCCGCCTCGGCCATGTCGGAGACCGTCCAGGAGCTCGGGCTGGCGGCCGGTATCGCCCTGGTCGGCAGTCTGTCCGCCGCGGTCTACAGCAGCAGGATGGATCCGGAGGCCCTCGCCGGGCTGCCGGCGGAGACGGCCCGGACCGTGGAGAACAGCCTGTCGGGGGCCACGTCGGTGGCCGAGGAGATCCCCGCGCCGGTGTTCGAGCGGGCCCAGGAGGCGTTCATCGCGGGGATGAACGCGGCTGGCTGGACGGGGGCCGTGGTCATCCTCGCCCTGGCCGCGGCCACCGCGGTGATGCTCCGCCACATCGGCGCCGACGCCGCTGGGGAGGAGCCGCCCGTCTCCGGCGGCGTCGAGGCGGCGGACCGCTCCGCCGTCGACCCCGCGCGGTGA
- a CDS encoding DUF6153 family protein produces the protein MSRTTPARVRHPVPAWVRLLLLLSVLFGFGAMHTLGHHNAPSERHPVPVAAAAVHAVPSVHDASDLPDTDPTSMCPALNVTVVALLSLTSVALLAWPGLLAPPPSWLHRLALRFAPPPPPPSLARLQVLRI, from the coding sequence GTGAGCAGGACAACGCCCGCACGCGTTCGCCACCCGGTACCGGCCTGGGTGCGCCTGCTCCTGTTGCTCTCCGTGCTGTTCGGGTTCGGCGCCATGCACACCCTCGGCCACCACAACGCCCCCTCCGAGCGCCACCCCGTTCCCGTTGCCGCAGCGGCCGTGCACGCCGTACCGTCCGTGCACGACGCCTCCGACCTGCCCGACACCGACCCGACGTCGATGTGCCCGGCTCTCAACGTGACCGTGGTGGCGCTGCTGTCGCTGACCTCGGTGGCACTGCTGGCCTGGCCCGGCCTCCTCGCCCCTCCCCCGTCCTGGCTGCACCGGCTGGCCCTGCGCTTCGCCCCGCCGCCCCCTCCCCCTTCTCTGGCCCGTCTTCAGGTGCTGCGGATCTAG
- a CDS encoding DUF305 domain-containing protein → MTIRMRVFLLASSAALLVSACTTGQETDTPAPPTAEQTATAEFNETDVAFAQMMIPHHEQAVEMSRLAVERAGADVRELAEQIEAAQGPEIEQMTTLLESWGEEPAGGGHGMPHADHGMPGMMSDEQMTELRGLQGDAFDTRFLEMMIAHHEGAVEMAEQELADGVNPEARQLARDIVETQEAEIEQMRGMLETSSPDNDGR, encoded by the coding sequence ATGACCATCCGCATGCGCGTGTTCCTGCTGGCCTCGTCCGCCGCTCTGCTGGTGTCGGCCTGCACCACCGGCCAGGAGACCGACACCCCGGCCCCGCCGACCGCCGAGCAGACCGCCACGGCCGAGTTCAACGAGACCGACGTGGCGTTCGCGCAGATGATGATCCCGCACCACGAACAGGCCGTGGAGATGTCGCGCCTGGCCGTCGAACGCGCCGGGGCGGACGTCAGGGAGCTCGCCGAGCAGATCGAGGCCGCCCAGGGACCGGAGATCGAGCAGATGACCACGCTGCTGGAGTCCTGGGGCGAAGAGCCCGCGGGTGGCGGCCACGGCATGCCGCACGCGGACCACGGCATGCCCGGCATGATGAGCGACGAGCAGATGACCGAACTGCGGGGCCTGCAGGGCGACGCCTTCGACACCCGGTTCCTGGAGATGATGATCGCCCACCACGAGGGCGCGGTGGAGATGGCCGAACAGGAACTCGCCGACGGCGTCAACCCCGAGGCCCGGCAACTCGCCCGGGACATCGTCGAGACCCAGGAGGCCGAGATCGAGCAGATGCGGGGCATGCTCGAAACCTCTTCCCCCGACAACGACGGCCGCTGA